A window of Argopecten irradians isolate NY chromosome 14, Ai_NY, whole genome shotgun sequence contains these coding sequences:
- the LOC138307722 gene encoding beta-1,3-galactosyltransferase brn-like — protein MNGNILRALISAMLVGSSGFLLGLIYTLEKSKAATVYVSGFTATSPSPRVMETNVTLNISTSSLNSSSTLKNETEEVYETFLKYDPKNFSYPADFNLKQAVDDLVAHNKNIHEVHQQIHWHNFSYLHLPKPCSFPSDVDKNKNIIILVKSFAGNFDLRKTQRALLKSKTKFSVRVMQLFILGYNETYQKFVDVESDKFKDIIQEDFVDTYLNNTLKTVMAYNWLDKFCKDASILFFVDDDYYVHYDKMISHIRAIFQKKNTGVFAGTLANKAVPYRRHETVWSLTFSQYPYDHFPPYVGGGAYIVSHDVARKFAASFPHVQFLGIDDAYLGIVAKKLDIQPFYDPSFDTTKRSALARECSHNSRELANHICPIAKRKSAYLSVGRPPRKPVSWLSILPMIIFLNAFFMIAIWCSN, from the coding sequence ATGAATGGTAATATTCTCCGGGCGCTAATAAGCGCAATGCTTGTAGGATCATCCGGTTTCCTGCTGGGATTGATATACACACTGGAAAAATCAAAGGCGGCTACTGTTTACGTTAGCGGGTTCACGGCCACATCGCCCTCTCCCCGAGTCATGGAAACAAATGTGACGTTAAACATATCAACCTCATCATTAAATTCATCGTCGACcttaaaaaatgaaacagaagAGGTGTATGAAACGTTTTTAAAGTACGATCCGAAAAACTTTTCTTATCCGGCtgattttaatttgaaacaagCCGTTGACGACCTTGTTGCTCATAATAAGAACATTCATGAAGTTCATCAACAAATTCATTGGCATAATTTTAGCTATCTTCATTTACCAAAACCATGCTCTTTTCCTTCTGATgttgacaaaaacaaaaatattattatattggtGAAGTCCTTCGCTGGGAATTTTGATCTGCGAAAAACTCAGCGAGCTTTGTTAAAATCGAAAACAAAGTTTTCCGTACGAGTAATGCAGCTATTTATACTGGGATATAATGAGACATATCAGAAATTTGTTGATGTAGAGAGTGATAAGTTCAAAGATATAATACAAGAGGATTTTGTTGATACATATCTCAACAATACATTAAAAACTGTAATGGCATACAATTGGTTAGACAAATTCTGCAAGGACGCATCTATTCTGTTTTTCGTGGATGAcgattattatgtacattatgataaaatgatttctCATATTCGAGctatatttcaaaagaaaaataccGGGGTGTTCGCTGGAACTTTAGCCAATAAGGCGGTCCCATATCGCCGTCATGAGACTGTGTGGTCCTTGACCTTTAGCCAGTATCCATATGATCATTTCCCGCCATATGTTGGGGGCGGGGCGTACATAGTATCACATGACGTTGCACGAAAATTTGCAGCCTCGTTTCCACATGTGCAATTTCTAGGAATAGACGATGCATACCTTGGCATTGTCGCAAAGAAACTGGACATTCAACCGTTTTATGACCCCAGCTTCGACACTACCAAGCGGTCAGCCTTGGCTCGGGAGTGCTCCCACAACTCAAGGGAATTGGCAAATCACATCTGTCCTATAGCGAAACGTAAGAGCGCCTATCTCTCGGTTGGTAGACCGCCCCGAAAGCCCGTTAGTTGGCTCAGCATACTACCAATGATTATATTTCTTAATGCATTTTTTATGATAGCTATTTGGTGTTCAAATTAA
- the LOC138307643 gene encoding uncharacterized protein, whose amino-acid sequence MSSSGHCAASRKGIIRVLAGLVVFSILSIFLQLSFADWRYDLVENSKQDQLQDVLVIDVAPSVLPAKKQIIIYQSYEKNFSYPSFIDLSTLVDEAYRRNMAYIQNPPINYHPYKYTNVPATCRLPTGHVSTKRILVLVKSFVGNVEIRVAIRSIWEKVNDPYMAMVFMLGEYPRNNNGRRWPIDKENKIYKDIIQENFADSYFNNTLKTIMGFNWAVKHCPQADMLLFHDDDYYVQYTNLSLHLREVLTVNKTDIFSGSLAVKARPYRNRGERWFVTVQQYPFDVFPPYVGGGAYTVSADVAKKFYMAFPHVKYLNFDDVYLGIVARKIGITPSSDMLLDTLFPGALAEECSHKADELFRGQCPLASKKRAIANTPEVSEIGDNSSLNGSDMPYMSFENEFSWPLESNIKSAVNGKIIHNHKINLMNINAHPYVYIAEPSKCKFHKQKRNVIIFVKSYVKNLDQRAAIRSMWNESLQTYSSSLKLVFILGKGIFPEDIHPVELENERYGDILQEDFIEHYRNNTLKLIMALNWLMTHKECSITRLVLFLDDDYFVKQTELLKYMNELSSINNIYGGKVMKKQVPCRLKHDNRNLVYKQYPYDEFPTYVKGGAIFLSYDVARKFQLSFPFVKYLPLDDVYLGVVAWKLKIEPKQLSIFDTNSRSALAYECSHVASRLVKGFCPLRQQITGPDVPKITKRREGFFSRLKKLPKILISLFVVQ is encoded by the coding sequence ATGTCCTCTTCGGGACATTGTGCTGCAAGTCGGAAGGGGATTATTCGCGTCCTAGCCGGGCTAGTTGTGTTTTCGATACTGTCTATATTCCTACAGCTGTCCTTTGCAGACTGGCGATACGATTTAGTGGAAAACTCTAAACAAGATCAACTACAGGACGTTCTTGTGATTGATGTCGCACCATCAGTCCTCCCAGCTAAAAAGCAAATCATCATATACCAGTCGTATGAAAAGAATTTTTCATATCCATCCTTCATTGACCTGTCCACACTGGTCGACGAAGCTTATAGAAGAAACATGGCATATATTCAGAATCCTCCGATCAATTATCATCCTTATAAGTATACTAACGTTCCTGCCACCTGTCGTCTGCCAACTGGTCACGTTTCAACAAAACGGATTCTGGTTCTGGTAAAATCGTTTGTGGGTAATGTCGAGATTCGCGTGGCAATCAGGTCGATCTGGGAAAAGGTCAATGACCCATATATGGCAATGGTGTTCATGTTGGGCGAATATCCGAGAAATAACAATGGTAGACGCTGGCCTAtagacaaagaaaataaaatttacaagGATATCATTCAGGAGAACTTCGCCGATTCATATTTTAATAACACGCTCAAGACAATTATGGGGTTCAATTGGGCGGTAAAACACTGTCCCCAGGCTGATATGCTTCTCTTCCATGATGACGATTACTACGTTCAGTACACGAACCTGTCTCTCCACCTCAGAGAAGTACTTACGGTCAATAAAACTGATATCTTCAGTGGTAGTCTGGCTGTAAAAGCGAGACCTTACCGAAACCGAGGTGAGCGTTGGTTTGTAACGGTCCAACAATATCCTTTTGATGTGTTCCCACCCTATGTTGGCGGCGGAGCGTACACCGTTTCGGCAGACGTAGCGAAGAAGTTTTACATGGCCTTTCCTCACGTTAAGTATCTAAATTTTGACGATGTGTATTTAGGAATCGTCGCCAGGAAGATTGGTATTACACCATCTAGTGATATGCTTCTGGATACACTCTTCCCTGGGGCTCTCGCAGAGGAATGTTCCCATAAGGCCGATGAGCTGTTTAGAGGGCAGTGTCCGCTAGCCAGTAAAAAGAGGGCGATAGCTAACACTCCGGAAGTATCTGAAATTGGCGATAACTCTAGTTTAAATGGAAGTGATATGCCATATATGTCATTTGAAAACGAATTTTCCTGGCCTTTAGAATCTAATATCAAATCCGCAGTAAATGGGAAAATAATACATAACCATAAAATAAACCTTATGAATATAAACGCTCACCCTTACGTGTATATAGCCGAACCATCAAAATGTAAATTCCataaacaaaaaagaaatgtaatCATTTTTGTAAAATCTTATGTTAAAAATCTAGATCAACGTGCAGCTATAAGAAGCATGTGGAACGAAAGTCTCCAAACGTATTCGTCATCCCTTAAATTGGTTTTTATTCTTGGGAAAGGAATATTTCCTGAGGATATTCACCCTGTGGAACTGGAGAACGAGAGATATGGAGATATATTACAGGAGGATTTCATTGAACACTATAGGAACAACACATTGAAGCTTATCATGGCCCTTAACTGGCTGATGACCCACAAAGAGTGTTCTATAACACGACTcgtgttgtttcttgatgacGACTATTTCGTAAAACAGACCGAATTGCTGAAATATATGAATGAGTTATCTAGCATTAATAATATCTACGGTGGAAAAGTAATGAAGAAACAAGTTCCTTGTAGACTAAAACATGACAATAGGAATTTAGTGTATAAACAATACCCGTATGATGAATTTCCTACCTATGTAAAAGGTGGTGCCATTTTTCTTTCGTATGACGTTGCTCGTAAATTCCAACTCTCCTTCCCGTTTGTTAAGTACCTACCTTTGGACGATGTATACTTGGGTGTGGTAGCATGGAAATTAAAGATAGAACCGAAACAGTTGTCAATATTTGATACCAATTCCCGATCTGCTTTAGCTTACGAATGTTCACATGTTGCTTCTAGACTTGTTAAAGGATTCTGTCCATTACGACAACAAATCACAGGGCCTGATGTCCCGAAAATAACCAAACGAAGGGAAGGTTTCTTTTCGCGTTTGAAGAAACTAcctaaaatattaatttcactGTTTGTAGTTcaataa
- the LOC138308215 gene encoding beta-1,3-galactosyltransferase 5-like — MRLRKPRSQMMVVTTMMFILGNISLVFEMGLVNESYTNRKPITAGNTSAHASIFQHYPMDIDLANIVNQDALHNRSFFIQPINPYEYQYKHSPGPCNFRQTDDNRHSVLVVIKSHVLNTNQRLAIRHMWRDARDEHVRLVFLLAMSELQGEQWRVEKEVKLYRDIVQGAFIDNSDNLTYKVMMGLHWINNFCPQAQMLLFLDDDFYVHTIEMLEYLRQLSIQKDTYIGKVINSQRLHDVKTIRNNPGFRNYILKETPTHVNGGSYVMSQKTAHKFYTAFPYVKYFEMDDIYIGIISQKLSIRTQHDLHFDSSSPNALAYECSHHAPRLLKSECPLAGRRREYGPIRQAKVKVDTFWVRLKMLPKIMKSAVKNLGYTLYSSVMH, encoded by the coding sequence ATGAGACTTCGAAAACCCCGGAGTCAAATGATGGTGGTTACAACGATGATGTTTATTTTAGGAAACATCAGTCTAGTTTTTGAAATGGGTTTAGTTAATGAGTCTTATACAAACCGAAAACCTATCACAGCAGGAAACACCTCTGCCCATGCGTCAATATTTCAGCATTATCCAATGGATATAGATCTTGCAAATATTGTAAATCAAGATGCATTACACAACAGAAGCTTCTTTATTCAACCTATAAACCCATatgaatatcaatataaacactCTCCAGGGCCTTGTAACTTTCGTCAAACTGACGATAATCGACATTCAGTCCTAGTTGTTATCAAATCCCACGTATTAAACACTAACCAACGATTGGCTATACGACACATGTGGAGGGACGCGCGTGATGAGCACGTGCGGCTGGTGTTCCTGCTCGCCATGTCAGAGCTTCAAGGAGAACAATGGCGCGTAGAAAAGGAAGTAAAACTATATAGAGACATTGTGCAAGGAGCTTTCATTGACAATTCTGATAATCTGACTTACAAAGTAATGATGGGCTTGCATTGGATTAACAACTTTTGTCCACAAGCTCAGATGTTACTTTTTCTTGACGACGATTTTTATGTTCATACTATCGAAATGTTAGAGTATTTAAGACAGCTGTCAATCCAGAAGgatacatatatcggaaaagtTATAAACAGTCAACGTTTGCATGATGTAAAAACTATCAGAAACAATCCTGGatttagaaattatattttgaagGAAACCCCAACACACGTAAACGGCGGGTCTTAtgtaatgtcacagaaaactgcTCACAAATTTTATACAGCTTTTCCTTATGTCAAATACTTTGAAATGGATGATATCTACATAGGAATAATCTCACAAAAACTAAGCATTCGAACACAGCATGACTTACATTTCGACTCAAGTAGCCCTAATGCACTGGCATATGAGTGTTCCCACCACGCTCCTCGTCTGCTAAAGAGCGAGTGTCCTCTAGCAGGTCGTCGTCGGGAGTATGGCCCGATACGACAGGCGAAGGTGAAGGTCGATACATTCTGGGTACGACTTAAAATGTTACCAAAAATAATGAAGTCTGCTGTAAAGAACTTAGGTTATACTTTATATAGTAGTGTTATGCATTAG